The proteins below are encoded in one region of Hordeum vulgare subsp. vulgare chromosome 3H, MorexV3_pseudomolecules_assembly, whole genome shotgun sequence:
- the LOC123439997 gene encoding uncharacterized protein LOC123439997, whose amino-acid sequence MFSMPPPLLLARRRLQPSTPRPPPPPPHARHGGHLKPLDSHARVSARRSAVSPRLAAPVSLPNVAKAKICGNSSNMNCLQLRTHQLKVFEDHEDHMITCRGLSEERITNIHAYTCNDIQR is encoded by the exons ATGTTTTCGATGCCGCCACCGCTCCTCCTCGCTCGTCGTCGCCTCCAGCCCTCCAcccctcggccgccgccgcctccgccccaCGCCCGCCATGGCGGCCACCTCAAGCCGCTAGACTCTCATGCGCGGGTCTCCGCCCGCCGCTCGGCCGTCAGCCCACGTCTAGCCGCCCCTGTCTCCCTTCCTAATGTGGCGAAAGCAAAGATCTGCGGCAACAGCTCGAACATGAACTGCCTGCAGCTACGCACACATCAG TTGAAG GTATTTGAAGATCATGAGGATCATATGATTACATGTAGGGGACTGAGCGAAGAGAGGATTACTAATATACATGCATATACATGCAACGACATTCAAAGATGA